The DNA segment ATTCTGCAACGCGACACTACTGTGAAAGACAACATTCGCGGCAAACGTATGCGAGCGGGATGGGATGACGCCGTCCTGGATGGCATTTACGCCGGATTTAACCGCACTTGAACGTGCGATTGCCCTGGCCTGCCGATCATAGCAACAGCATCTCTATTGCCTGTCGCCGTGATCGGTTTTTTGTCAAAACTCGCTTGGGTCAATGTTGCATTAGTCGTGTTCAACATGATCCCTGCTTTTCCGATGGACGGCGGTCGCGTGCTGCGAGCGATGTTGGCGTTGGCGATGCCGTACAGGAGCGCGACTCGCGTTGCCGTCGGCGTTGGTCGGTTCGCGGCGGTCGGTTTGGGTTTGGTTGGCTTGATGACGGGCAACTTCCTGCTGGTCTTCGTTGCCGGGTTCGTCTTCTTGGCCGCCGGTGCGGAACTAGCGATAGCGAATCGAACGTCGGGCGAGGTACCAATGCCTGCGAAGTCGACATTACTGGACGCATCGGGACGAGAGATCGCACCGATCCCATCGCAATCCTTGCCGGTGGTGAGTGCTCAGTGGAACGCTCGCAACGTCCTAGGTTGGCTGTCAAGCGACTCGGTGGACGAATTTTTGGTTTCAAGTCAGGGCGTGGCAGTGGCCATTGTTCGCAAGTGCGATCTGCGACAGGCGGTGAAGAATGGAATGGGTTCGATCCCGATCGAACGATTACTGGCCGGGCACTTCTTGCCGTTTCGAGATGCGCATTCCGGGACGACAGCGTGAGCGGATTCGTCGTAAGCCGACCGGCCAGAGCTTGGAATACCAGCCAACACCAACCCTACGCGTCTGCAAGGCTTCATCCAGTGTGTCCTCGCTAACGCTTCGGATTGGTAGATTCATTCACTCTCTCAAGAGTGCGGCGACGACCGATATTCGTTCATTTTTCCAATAGAATCTGTTGATGAAGAACCAAACGACCAGAATTCTCGTCCTCGGTGGCGGGTTTGCGGGCGCGTATTGCGTCAAACGACTTGAAAAACTCGTCCGCGGTCGCGACGTTGAAATCACGCTGGTCAACGCACACAACTATTTCGCGTTCACGCCAATGTTGGTCGAAGCCGCCACGTCGGCACTTGAACCACGACACGTTGTGGTGCCGCTACGCGGCTTTATGCGATCAGCCAATTTTGCGATGGCCAGCGTCGAAAATATTGACTTGAATTCTCAACTGGTCACGGTCCAGCCTGAGTTCGGCGACCGAATGATGCTTTCCTACGACCATTTGGTGGTAGCGATGGGCAGTGTCACTCGAATGCCCTCGATAACGGGAGTCCAAGAGTTTGCTTTTGGACTGAAGACACTCGCTGACGCAACGACGCTAAGAGACCGAGTAATTGGGATGCTAGAAATGGCAAACTTGGCTCCCGATCACGAACATCGCCAAAGTTGGTTGACGTTTGCAGTCGTCGGCGCGGGGTACACAGGCGTCGAAGCAGCAGGCGAATTCAACGCATTCTTGAAGGAAGCAATTCGGAATTATCGCAACGTCAACGAAACCGATATTCGAGTAATGTTGATTCAACGTTCCGGCAGAATACTAGATACGCTCGATGACACAATGTCGGAAAAAGCGAGCGAGATCCTGAAACGAAATGGTGTCGACATCCGCTTGAACGAAAGTATCGCGGAAGTTCGCGAAACGTCGTTCACGCTCGAAAGCGGCGCAGAGATCGTTTCCCACACCGTAATCTGGTCCGCCGGTGTCGCTCCGCCGTCGCTTTTAAAAAATTGCGGTTTGCCGATCAATTCACACGGCTATCTCGAGTGCGAACGCGACTTGCGAATTCAAGGACACGACAACATTTGGGGCATCGGCGATTGTGCCTCGAATCCCGATGCGGATGGCAAACCGTATCCCCCCACCGCACAACACGCTCTTCGCGAAGGCCGCGCGGCGGCCGAGAATCTTTCCGCATTGCTGTCAGGTCAACCGACTCAGCCGTTTAATTATCGCAACAAAGGAACAATGGCACCGCTGGGAGGACGTCAAGCAATTGCAAACGTCTTCGGCTTGCACCTAACTGGCTTGCCCGCATGGTTTCTATGGCGAACAGTTTACCTTGGCATTATGCCAGGATTCGGCCGCAAAATTCGCGTCGCCATGGACTGGACGACCGAGATATTTTTCCGCCGCGACGACTCGCAACAGAACTTTCACCGCACACGCAAGTAAGATCCGTTGCAATCGCAGTCTCCTTCCATCATGACAACGATGGCTGCAGGCGAACTCCGGTATTGACGTAAAGTTTCAACTCTTCGTTGATTCGCGCATGTAACAGACGACGGTGAACCGCGCCGAGTGGTAGATGCGGTTCATTGCAATTCCATGCAGCAAGTGCTTTGACGATGTCTCGTAGAATTCGAACGCGCGGGAACAGGTCGTCGTCTCGAATCCAACTCAATGATTCAGCCAAGTCTATCGACGATCAAACCTTCAAAACGAAGACATCATGTTTTTCGGGCGACTGGAATTTTTGTTTTGATGTAACTCTCGTTGGCCTATTTGCTGGCTCCCCTGATGTGGGAAACCGTCGAACACTGGCAACTACGAATGGACCAAGGTCCTCGAATCGCTCACCCCGGCTCAGGCATCCCTGGGATCCGTTGAATGTCAGGTCGATTGGATCGAAAATAGAATTACTTGCAACCATGAAGTCAGCCAATTGGTATCAGGCAGACGCCTTGGGTATCGAGAGTGATTTGGAGATCGACGCGAATACGATGCCAAAACGAACATACGACGAGGCGACTGTCAGCCGGCTGATCTTGCTTTGTCGCGAAGAAGTTCTCGCGATGGAGGAGCCAGCCAAAACAACCCGCGCCGCCGGAACCATGTCCGATTTTGGTTAACTGAGCAACTTGGTTCCGGCGCTCGTCTAAGTTGGATCGGTTAAGCCAGCTTTGACCCTCGAGTCGGATTGGGCCATACCCCTGTCAGGTCACTCACCACATCGCGAGCGAGGTCGACACCGAACGCGACTATTTTCCCGACTGCTGCAGAAAACCGGACAGCTTTTCGGTAGCGACGTTGCAACGGAATTCCACGAACCGCTCGACAGCCGAAACGGCATCGGCGATCCGTGGATCGACACAATTCAACAGCCGGTCGTCAGCGAAGTCGGTAAAATTTAGAGTTGCACACTGGTGCAGCAATTGCGTTAAAGTGAAATCCGGCTAGTCGACTCGGACAAGCAATGAATCCATAATGATGAAAGCCAAATAAGTAGCCTACAAAGCTTCATTACCACCAGGGAAATCTTCGCGCAATTGCTTTCGTTTGCAGGACGCGTGATCCTTGGTGTTTTAAAGATCGCAATATCGTCCATCCTCACGCACGAGTTTCGTTCAATGACGAGTGATTACGAAGATGACGATTCCGAACCAAAGCCAATTCCCGCTATTGATCGGAGGGAAGTGATTCTGGTGATTACGCCAACAAGATACACAACGGATGCGCGGCGGCACTTTGTTGGAACGGTTCAGCGATACGATCGTAGCTGCATAAGAGCTTACGGTTACGAATTCGTTTGCGACAACAAGGTGGGGACTTTTGTGAGAAGCAAGACTCAGCGAACACGGATTCTTCCACTGAACGACAACGTCATCATTTACGTTTTGCCCGATGAGACCGAACTTTCAGGGGTGCGTTACGAGCAGACCGATCATTCCGATTTGAATGTCACCGACGGGAAGAATTTCACGCTGGACCTGAGCGAACTTGGACATCCTAAGCCATCGACAGAGCGAAGCTTCGAAGCCGAAGGTCTGTAGGCCTCGAGTCAAAACATCGATACGGGCTACGTATACCTTACGCTGAGGGGGAGACATGAGTCGCATTCGGTGCCGATGATAGGTTTCAATATGTTCATTTCCATCGATCATGGCTAAGTCATGGACATGGGCGTTGAAGAGTTGATGCAGGTGTACTTCTCGCTGGGTGTGATCAGGTCTTCGGTCGGGCCGGCTGAAGTAATGCGAAAACCGTAACCGAAGTCGTCAAATATTGAACTCCGTGCCAATCTGAAACGCCAGCCATCCGGAAGTCGACATGAGTTGCTTACCAATGTCTCTCTCGACATGAATGATCCGCTCGCCTAGGGGACGGCAAACGATGTTGTCCCATTCGATGATTTGGAAACCAGTCATAGCGGGTGACATAAATTGCTTGAGGCCTGAAATGGCAATCTCTTTATGGAGTGCTCTCGGTGCGCCGAAGCTGCACGACGTTAGATGAATGCCACGACCGAATCGAGACGTGCGGAGGTGTTCGGCTGGTGGTCCTTGCTGGCGCGTCGGGTTGGTTTTGAGTGAAACTAGAGCGACTTGCGAATCCGCTTGAAACCGTCGCTTATTTCGCTTCCAACCAGCTTGAATGAGTCCCAAACATCCTCGGTAGTTTCGTCGACGGCTTCGCGGAGTGGTTTGTAATCGTCACTCAATTGAGTGAGCTTTCCTTCGAGAACATCCCAATCGTCTTTAAAATTTTCTTTACCAAGGTGCAAGCGCACGCGAAGTTCGTCGCGTTCTTGCTTAAGGGCCACGATCATCTTGCCGATTCGTTCTTGAGTTGTAGTCATGATTGTTATTCCTTTGTGCGGTCGGAGCTGAAATCAAAAGTGCCGTACTAACTCGGAGCGTAAGCGGATGCGATTCCCAGTGGGAAAGCGATCAGGTGTGCGAGGTCTGCGGATAGCATTCGCCCGTCTTCGGGCAAGTGAATGAAGGACCAAGTGGCTCGCAAGCACAACACAACGATAATCGCAACTACTAGTGGCCATCGCATTTGCGATGCCATTGTGGCGAATGCTAAGCCTACGCATCCGTAGTAACCGGCTGAAGGACCGACATCCTGAACACACCAAAGCAAGTTACCGCGATGCGTTTCGCTGATCACGCTGGCAACCATGACGCCGATGGTCATCACGGCTAGCGTTGCCAGATGGACGGCGAAAAACGTTGCGATCGCTCGCAGCGGACCGAAACACCCCTCCACATATCCGACCGCAACGGCGAACATCACAATTGAACTATAAAACCGCCAGCCTCCGGCTGTAAAAAACAATGACGTGAATGCACGATGCACCTGGCCTTCGATCATCAATCGCATCGAGTAACCCGCAGTGCGATGCACGTTCTCGTTGAGCAAACCGACGTGACTGCGACCATAGATCCCAGCACCGATCAAAATGATTAACATCGTCATGGTAAAGGGAAGACGAAAAAGAGTGTTCATCACCTTAATACGGCAGTCGCCGAAGTTTGGATCGATGCGACGATAGACGCGACCAAAGTCGTGGGGACTTCGGCTACCGACGTCGTCATTTGCAACTCACCACGCACGATCCGGATTTCCTTCGGAGCCTCGATCGCAAAACGAACTCGATTACCTTGGATCTGAGTCACTGAGATGAAAATGTCGTCGCCAATGCGGATTGATTCGTTTTCTCTTCGCGTTAGAACCAACATGATAATTTTTCTCTTGGTGGGGGAAGAGTTCTTGTACCGACGCGTGAGCGAGGATCAAATCAGAGATGCTCTCGCTCTAGGTTCGGGTTGGTAAGCAAGATAAACGCACAGACTGTGCCAAACGAAAACTCGCACAAAAAATTGTCTAGAATTGATAAAAGCGGACAAATCCTGGTCACCCTGGCTAATTTCTGCTCGGCAAAGCATCGCTCATCGACACTGCGATTGCGGCAATGGCGTCAAGCAGCGGCTTCCAAGCGACGGCGTTGCGGTGCTTGCTTTCAAGCGAAACTGCTTGCTCAGCCTCGATCAATGCTTCGGACAGATGCCCTGACTCAATGAGTGATACGGCCTTGCTCGCTGCAGCTTTTGCAGCCTTGGCGTCAATCTCCACCCGTTCCAGAAACTGCGTCGCCTCCAGCCAAGCAGCCGATTCAGAACCGGAGGTCGAATCGGACATCAACTGAGCTTGTCGCGCCCGGATGCCACTCAAATTCAGCTGCCGTGAACCGAAGACGGTCTTCCAATTGCAACCCGTCCATTGACTCACCGCATCTTCGTAGAGTCGTTGCAATGGTTCGGTGGATTGTCGTGATGTGGCCAGGAAAACACCAATGCCTTTTTCAATGCGTAAGTGGAGAGGCAACGACCGTCGAGCTATGTTGCAGGTTGCGTACCGTTTGCGAGATGAACTGATACAATCCTCTGAAATTTCACCTACTAACCCGACGCGTTAGCGAACTTCAACACTCGCGCACGCGTTTGGCTAGTCCAATTCCTAAATAAATGAAAACACTCAACCGCACTTACTGGCTGCCTTATGCGATCGCTGCCGCATTCATCGCCGTTGCTGCGTTTGCGATCGTTTCCTATTTGAATACGCTCGCGATACGTGAAAGCGAACGCTTGGTCGCCCGCTCGTATTCGATTCGTGAAGCAACCGATCAATTGCTATCTGCGATGAAGGATGCAGAGACCGGACAGCGAGGATATTTGTTAACCGGTGACGAAACATTTCTAACACCGTTTCATACAGGCATTGAAAAAGCTGAAGAAAAGCTGAAAGAGCTGGAGTCGCTTTCTGAAGGAGCACGAGATACCGCCTCGCGTGTCGGCATCCTACGCGAGTCGTTTCAAAAGCAGCTCAAGCACCTGAACGAAACAATCGAATTGCGGCGTATTCAACCTGCCGCTCGCGTCAGCGAC comes from the Rubripirellula reticaptiva genome and includes:
- a CDS encoding LssY C-terminal domain-containing protein, with the protein product MSRRIRTRGNRSSSRIQLNDSAKSIDDQTFKTKTSCFSGDWNFCFDVTLVGLFAGSPDVGNRRTLATTNGPRSSNRSPRLRHPWDPLNVRSIGSKIELLATMKSANWYQADALGIESDLEIDANTMPKRTYDEATVSRLILLCREEVLAMEEPAKTTRAAGTMSDFG
- a CDS encoding carbon storage regulator, coding for MLVLTRRENESIRIGDDIFISVTQIQGNRVRFAIEAPKEIRIVRGELQMTTSVAEVPTTLVASIVASIQTSATAVLR
- a CDS encoding NAD(P)/FAD-dependent oxidoreductase; amino-acid sequence: MKNQTTRILVLGGGFAGAYCVKRLEKLVRGRDVEITLVNAHNYFAFTPMLVEAATSALEPRHVVVPLRGFMRSANFAMASVENIDLNSQLVTVQPEFGDRMMLSYDHLVVAMGSVTRMPSITGVQEFAFGLKTLADATTLRDRVIGMLEMANLAPDHEHRQSWLTFAVVGAGYTGVEAAGEFNAFLKEAIRNYRNVNETDIRVMLIQRSGRILDTLDDTMSEKASEILKRNGVDIRLNESIAEVRETSFTLESGAEIVSHTVIWSAGVAPPSLLKNCGLPINSHGYLECERDLRIQGHDNIWGIGDCASNPDADGKPYPPTAQHALREGRAAAENLSALLSGQPTQPFNYRNKGTMAPLGGRQAIANVFGLHLTGLPAWFLWRTVYLGIMPGFGRKIRVAMDWTTEIFFRRDDSQQNFHRTRK
- a CDS encoding site-2 protease family protein, whose protein sequence is MPVAVIGFLSKLAWVNVALVVFNMIPAFPMDGGRVLRAMLALAMPYRSATRVAVGVGRFAAVGLGLVGLMTGNFLLVFVAGFVFLAAGAELAIANRTSGEVPMPAKSTLLDASGREIAPIPSQSLPVVSAQWNARNVLGWLSSDSVDEFLVSSQGVAVAIVRKCDLRQAVKNGMGSIPIERLLAGHFLPFRDAHSGTTA